The following proteins come from a genomic window of Triticum aestivum cultivar Chinese Spring chromosome 6A, IWGSC CS RefSeq v2.1, whole genome shotgun sequence:
- the LOC123131544 gene encoding GDSL esterase/lipase EXL3 produces MQGRSFIFVLVVLLAVATTGVSGRTTYTGSSSTASASGARVTTPPATGKKQGHHDHVVKPKPQTKEPNTKQVPALVVFGDSIVDPGNNNAIHTIIKANFPPYGHDFGADHRPTGRFCNGRIPTDFIASKLGLKQLLPAYLQQSPNLTAHDLLTGVSFASGGTGYDPLTAQLASVISMTDQLRMFDEYKAKVRALAGDAALSEILSKGVFAVCAGSDDVANTYFTMRARSSYSHADYASLIVSHAGAFLDGLLSAGAKRVAIISMPPIGCVPSQRTLSGGMARDCSSGHNEIAEMINAGMGTTVESLKAKHPGARVVLMDIYGYLFDMMMRPEGYGFKESTLGCCGTGMMEVSVLCNGVTSAVCGDVTDYLFWDSYHPTEKAYRILVDFVYDNYLKELID; encoded by the coding sequence ATGCAGGGCAGGAGCTTCATCTTCGTCCTTGTTGTGCTGTTGGCCGTGGCGACGACTGGCGTTTCCGGCCGAACCACGTACACGGGCAGCAGCAGCACTGCAAGTGCTAGTGGTGCACGAGTGACGACGCCGCCGGCGACGGGGAAGAAGCAAGGCCACCATGACCATGTGGTCAAGCCGAAGCCGCAGACGAAGGAGCCGAACACCAAGCAGGTGCCTGCGCTGGTGGTGTTCGGCGACTCCATCGTGGACCCGGGGAACAACAACGCCATCCACACCATCATCAAGGCCAACTTCCCGCCCTACGGCCACGACTTCGGCGCCGACCACCGCCCCACCGGCCGCTTCTGCAACGGCAGGATCCCCACCGACTTCATCGCCTCCAAGCTGGGGCTCAAGCAGCTGCTCCCGGCATACCTGCAGCAGTCCCCGAACCTCACCGCCCACGACCTGCTCACCGGCGTCAGCTTCGCGTCGGGCGGGACCGGCTACGACCCGCTCACGGCGCAGCTCGCCTCCGTCATCTCCATGACGGACCAGCTCCGCATGTTCGACGAGTACAAGGCCAAGGTCCGGGCCCTCGCCGGCGACGCCGCTCTCTCGGAGATCCTCTCCAAGGGAGTCTTTGCGGTGTGCGCCGGCAGCGACGACGTGGCCAACACCTACTTCACCATGCGAGCGCGGAGCTCCTACTCGCACGCCGACTACGCGTCCCTCATCGTGTCCCACGCCGGCGCCTTCCTCGACGGCCTGCTCTCCGCGGGGGCCAAGCGAgtggccatcatctccatgccgcCCATCGGGTGCGTGCCGTCCCAGCGCACGCTCTCGGGCGGCATGGCGCGGGACTGCTCGTCGGGCCACAACGAGATCGCCGAGATGATCAACGCCGGCATGGGCACCACCGTGGAGTCGCTCAAGGCCAAGCACCCGGGGGCGAGGGTGGTGCTCATGGACATCTACGGGTACTTGTTCGACATGATGATGCGCCCGGAGGGGTACGGGTTCAAGGAGTCCACGCTGGGCTGCTGCGGCACCGGCATGATGGAGGTCTCCGTGCTGTGCAACGGCGTCACGTCGGCGGTGTGCGGCGACGTCACCGACTATTTGTTCTGGGACAGCTACCACCCCACGGAGAAGGCGTATCGTATCCTCGTCGACTTCGTCTACGACAACTACCTCAAGGAGCTCATCGACTGA